GACGTTCATCGGCGGTCTGATGATCGGCGTCGCCGCCGCGATCGGGCAGAAGCTCGAGGCGGAGAACTCCGCGCTGCTGGGTCTGCCGGCCTCGGTGCCGTTCATCGCCCTGTTCGTGATGCTGATCGTCGCCGGCAAGCGCGGTCTGCCCACCCCGGCGCCGGTGCGCCGTCAGCAGCCGGAGACCTTCACCCCGCTCCCGCTGGGTGTCCGTGCGGGCTTCGGCCTGGCGCTCGGCGTGCTGGTGATCGCCCTGCCGGGCCTGGTGGACGCCCGTCTGCCGGTCTTCACCCAGGCCGTCGGTCTGGCGATCATGTTCATGTCGCTGTCACTGCTGGTGAAGATGTCGGCGCAGGTTTCGCTGTGTCAGGCCGCCTTCGTCGCCGTCGGTGCGGTCGCGTTCTCCCGCCTGTCGACCGAGGCGCACCTGCCCTGGCTGCTGGCGCTGATCGGCGCGGGTCTGATCACGGTCCCGCTCGGCATCATCGTCGCGCTGCCGGCGGTTCGGCTGGCCGGTATCTACCTGGCGCTGGCGACGTTCGCGTTCGGCCTGCTGATGGAGAACCTGATCTACCGCAAGGGGATCATGTTCCCCCAGGGTGGTGTGCGCGAGGCTCCGCGGCCGAACATCCCCGGGTCGGGGGAGGCCAGCGACAAGGAGTTCTTCTACATCGCGGTCGCGATCCTGGTTGCGGTCATCGTCGCCGTCATCGTGCTGCAGCGCTCGCGTCTGGGTCGCCTGCTCCGCGCCATGGCGGACTCGCCGCTGGCGCTGTCGACCTACGGCACCGGCACCACGACCACGCTCATGCTGCTGTTCGCGATTTCGGCGTTCTTCGCCGGCATCGCCGGTGGCGTGCTCGCGGTCGGCACCGGCGCCGCCGGTCCGGGTGGTCTCGGGTCGCTGCAGTCGCTGCTGTGGGTCGCGATCATCTCGATCACCGGGTCGAACCTGATCCGGTCCTCGATCATCGCGGCGCTGCTGCTGGCGGTCATGCCCTCCTACGTGACCGAGCTGAACCCGAACTACCAGTCGATCATGTTCGGCGTCGCCGCCGTCCTGGTCGCGCT
This is a stretch of genomic DNA from Sporichthya brevicatena. It encodes these proteins:
- a CDS encoding ABC transporter permease; this encodes MDTWLPFVVIGITAGAIYGLAGVGLVLTYRTSGVFNFAHGALATAGVYLFYELSVQRSWPWWLAAIVCVAVFGVLMGLALEQVARRLAKAPASVIVVATVGILLIIQGAAAERYGSQTITIDQFLPTDTFDISVSVGYDQLITTLVGVAIAAGLAILLGRTRIGIAMRGVVDDSDLMELTGLSGPAIRRFAWMIGGSVAVVSGILLAPTIGLDPVRLTYLVVQAFGAAAIGRFRSLPWTFIGGLMIGVAAAIGQKLEAENSALLGLPASVPFIALFVMLIVAGKRGLPTPAPVRRQQPETFTPLPLGVRAGFGLALGVLVIALPGLVDARLPVFTQAVGLAIMFMSLSLLVKMSAQVSLCQAAFVAVGAVAFSRLSTEAHLPWLLALIGAGLITVPLGIIVALPAVRLAGIYLALATFAFGLLMENLIYRKGIMFPQGGVREAPRPNIPGSGEASDKEFFYIAVAILVAVIVAVIVLQRSRLGRLLRAMADSPLALSTYGTGTTTTLMLLFAISAFFAGIAGGVLAVGTGAAGPGGLGSLQSLLWVAIISITGSNLIRSSIIAALLLAVMPSYVTELNPNYQSIMFGVAAVLVALLAAKEFDPVAWIRENLATSARIGTRGPIPSRAADGGWRRAASSRQPVAAAAARRAAGEGEDDDQPIELASTGGSR